In Streptomyces chartreusis, the following proteins share a genomic window:
- a CDS encoding GNAT family N-acetyltransferase → MDIRRATTPAEVAAAEHLFDHPVRPEWAERFLGTGGHHLLVAYVDGEPVGFVSGVETVHPDKGAEMFLYELGVAGPYRRRGIGRALVLRLDALGRRLGCYGMWVLVDTDNDVALATYRSAGGKDDGSCSVITWAFG, encoded by the coding sequence ATGGACATCCGCCGGGCCACGACCCCCGCCGAAGTCGCCGCCGCAGAGCACCTTTTCGATCACCCGGTGCGCCCCGAGTGGGCCGAGCGCTTCCTCGGGACCGGGGGCCACCACCTCCTCGTGGCCTACGTCGACGGCGAACCGGTGGGTTTCGTCAGCGGCGTCGAGACCGTGCACCCCGACAAGGGCGCCGAGATGTTCCTGTACGAGCTGGGGGTGGCCGGGCCCTACCGGCGGCGGGGCATCGGGCGGGCGCTGGTGCTGCGGCTCGACGCGCTGGGCCGGCGGCTGGGGTGCTACGGGATGTGGGTGCTGGTCGACACCGACAACGACGTCGCCCTCGCCACGTACCGCAGTGCGGGTGGCAAGGACGACGGGTCGTGCTCGGTGATCACGTGGGCCTTCGGCTGA
- a CDS encoding glycoside hydrolase family 26 protein, which produces MAPDRRRSAPRGPALLTAFVVASAALAPGTALAADTASRPDPRRPAPTASPAPPGGAHSPQGVSAHSPAFGAYLHYGPAGVKRMQELSRWLGGQEPRVGHTYLPGDLWDNIEGAHGFLDSWAKWRRAKADRMLVLNVPMMERNEENLPDAAVRGLLRRAASGAFDEHFEVLAERLVELGVPDTVIVLGWEMNGITYTHRCGPDPDSWKRYWQRIVKVMRSVEGQKFRFDFAPSRGMDAIPWPECYPGDDVVDIIGMDAYDQPHGLGFDEQVSEPYGLRHHVDFARRHGKPISYPEWGLFRNGDNIRYMLRMLAWMDEHKPLYNTITDYCPHGVWLCSDNPRAAALYRVLLSTPYLPRPEPGPAVPAEPDSDPKPASGPAGPAGPAALPSELPQCTPVDLEKGLKQRIGDSLTVCLQQARNLR; this is translated from the coding sequence ATGGCTCCTGACCGTCGCAGGTCCGCCCCCCGAGGGCCGGCGCTCCTCACCGCCTTCGTGGTCGCCTCGGCGGCCCTCGCTCCCGGCACGGCCCTCGCGGCCGACACCGCGTCCCGGCCCGACCCGCGCCGGCCCGCACCCACGGCGTCCCCGGCACCCCCCGGCGGCGCCCACTCGCCCCAGGGCGTGTCCGCGCACAGCCCCGCCTTCGGCGCGTACCTGCACTACGGCCCCGCCGGGGTGAAGCGCATGCAGGAGCTCAGCCGCTGGCTGGGCGGCCAGGAGCCGCGCGTCGGGCACACCTACCTGCCGGGCGACCTGTGGGACAACATCGAGGGCGCGCACGGCTTCCTCGACAGCTGGGCGAAGTGGCGGCGCGCCAAGGCCGACCGGATGCTCGTGCTGAACGTGCCGATGATGGAACGCAACGAGGAGAACCTCCCGGACGCGGCCGTGCGCGGGCTGCTGCGGCGCGCCGCGTCCGGCGCCTTCGACGAGCACTTCGAGGTACTGGCCGAGCGGCTGGTCGAACTCGGCGTGCCGGACACGGTCATCGTGCTCGGCTGGGAGATGAACGGCATCACCTACACCCACCGCTGCGGCCCCGACCCGGACAGCTGGAAGCGGTACTGGCAACGCATCGTGAAGGTCATGCGCTCCGTCGAGGGCCAGAAGTTCCGCTTCGACTTCGCCCCGAGCCGGGGCATGGACGCGATTCCCTGGCCCGAGTGCTACCCCGGCGACGACGTCGTCGACATCATCGGCATGGACGCCTACGACCAGCCGCACGGGCTCGGCTTCGACGAGCAGGTCTCCGAGCCCTACGGCCTGCGGCACCACGTGGACTTCGCGCGCAGGCACGGCAAGCCGATCTCGTATCCCGAGTGGGGCCTGTTCCGCAACGGCGACAACATCAGGTACATGCTGCGCATGCTCGCCTGGATGGACGAGCACAAGCCGCTGTACAACACCATCACCGACTACTGTCCGCACGGCGTGTGGCTGTGCTCCGACAACCCCCGCGCCGCCGCCCTGTACCGCGTGCTGCTGTCCACCCCCTACCTGCCGCGGCCCGAGCCGGGGCCGGCGGTCCCCGCGGAGCCGGACAGCGACCCGAAGCCGGCGTCCGGCCCGGCGGGGCCGGCCGGCCCCGCCGCCCTGCCCTCCGAACTGCCGCAGTGCACGCCGGTGGACCTGGAGAAGGGGCTGAAGCAGCGCATCGGCGACAGCCTCACCGTGTGCCTTCAGCAGGCGCGGAATCTTCGGTGA
- a CDS encoding ABC transporter permease, with the protein MSTLTERTEVASGYRAGRTLPLRVELIRQLKRRRTLVMFGILAVLPFVLVAAFAIGGEPDGGGNRITLMDTATASGANFAAVNLFVSAGFLLVIPVALFCGDTVASEAGWSSLRYLLAAPVPRARLLWSKLVVGLGLSLAAMILLPVVALAVGTAAYGWGPLQIPTGGSIDTGTAAQRLVVIVAFIFVSQLVTAGLAFWLSTKTDAALGAVGGAVGLTIVGNVLDAVTALGDWRHFLPAHWQFAWADAVQPTPEWSGMIQGAAISITYALVLFALAFRGFARKDVVS; encoded by the coding sequence ATGAGCACGCTCACCGAGCGCACCGAGGTCGCCTCCGGCTACCGGGCGGGCCGCACGCTGCCGCTGCGGGTCGAGCTGATCCGCCAGCTGAAGCGGCGCCGCACGCTGGTCATGTTCGGCATCCTGGCCGTGCTGCCGTTCGTGCTGGTCGCCGCGTTCGCGATCGGCGGCGAGCCGGACGGTGGCGGCAACCGGATCACCCTGATGGACACGGCCACCGCGTCCGGCGCCAACTTCGCCGCCGTGAACCTGTTCGTCTCCGCGGGCTTCCTGCTGGTCATCCCCGTCGCCCTGTTCTGCGGGGACACGGTCGCCTCGGAGGCCGGCTGGTCCTCCTTGCGCTATCTGCTCGCGGCGCCCGTGCCCCGGGCCCGGCTGCTGTGGTCCAAGCTCGTGGTGGGCCTCGGGCTCAGCCTGGCGGCGATGATCCTGCTCCCCGTGGTCGCGCTGGCCGTCGGCACGGCCGCCTACGGCTGGGGCCCTCTCCAGATCCCCACCGGCGGCTCGATCGACACGGGCACGGCCGCGCAGCGCCTGGTGGTGATAGTGGCGTTCATCTTCGTGTCCCAACTGGTCACCGCGGGACTTGCGTTCTGGCTGTCGACCAAGACGGACGCCGCGCTCGGCGCGGTCGGCGGAGCGGTCGGCCTGACCATCGTCGGCAACGTCCTGGACGCGGTGACCGCGCTCGGCGACTGGCGGCACTTCCTGCCCGCGCACTGGCAGTTCGCCTGGGCGGACGCCGTACAGCCCACTCCCGAGTGGTCCGGCATGATCCAGGGCGCGGCGATTTCCATAACGTACGCCCTGGTGCTGTTCGCGCTGGCCTTCCGCGGTTTCGCCCGCAAGGACGTCGTGTCCTAG
- a CDS encoding AMP-dependent synthetase/ligase, whose product MGVRKDLKRAKRRGDLMARATVEVVKDERGVVREARTPPLTPPAAGTTADLPYVNAAEEPDAVVLRRRQGGDPTWRPVTAAAFAREVTAVAKGLIAAGLEPGGRVAVMSRTRYEWTVLDFAIWAAGGQTVPIYATSSADQVEWIVRDSGVRHVVTETKENTETVAAGTAGHEQRPRIWQLDGEDALGALTGLGRNLPDDEITERRGALTPDTIATVCYTSGTTGRPKGCVLTHANLHAEAANTVELLHPIFKEVTRQTASTLLFLPLAHILGRSLQIACLMARIEIGHCPSIKPDELRPALKEFRPTFLVGVPYLFEKIHDTGRATAEKMGRAASFDRADRVAVRFGEAYLDKFLGTGKGPGPGLYAAWALYDLLVYRRVRKELGGRMSYAISGGSPLDRNLNLFFYAAGIIVYEGYGLTETTAAATIVPPLKPRPGTVGRPVPGTAVRIADDGEVLIKGGIVFGSYWNNPDATDAVLRDDWFATGDLGALDEDGYLTITGRKKDILVTSGGKNVSPAVLEDRLRSRSPVGQCLVVGDNRPFVGALITLDPEALTHWLAVRKMPADTPPAEVIRDPRMRADVQRAVDYANEAVSRAESIRAFVLVEGEFNEENGMLTPSLKVKRHAATKAYADEIETLYGS is encoded by the coding sequence ATGGGCGTACGCAAGGACCTGAAGCGGGCGAAGCGGCGGGGCGACCTGATGGCGCGGGCCACGGTCGAGGTCGTCAAGGACGAGCGGGGAGTCGTCCGCGAGGCCCGCACGCCGCCGCTCACGCCGCCGGCCGCCGGGACCACCGCCGATCTCCCGTACGTCAATGCCGCCGAGGAGCCCGACGCCGTCGTCCTGCGGCGCAGGCAGGGCGGTGACCCGACCTGGCGTCCCGTCACCGCCGCCGCCTTCGCCCGCGAGGTCACCGCCGTGGCCAAGGGGCTGATCGCCGCCGGGCTCGAACCCGGCGGCCGGGTCGCCGTGATGTCGCGCACCCGCTACGAGTGGACGGTCCTGGACTTCGCGATCTGGGCCGCCGGCGGGCAGACGGTCCCGATCTACGCCACCTCCTCCGCCGACCAGGTCGAGTGGATCGTCCGCGACTCGGGCGTACGCCACGTCGTCACGGAGACGAAGGAGAACACCGAGACGGTCGCGGCGGGCACCGCGGGGCACGAACAGCGGCCCCGGATCTGGCAGTTGGACGGTGAGGACGCCCTCGGCGCGCTCACCGGCCTCGGACGGAACCTGCCCGACGACGAGATCACCGAGCGCCGCGGGGCCCTCACCCCGGACACCATCGCGACCGTCTGCTACACCTCCGGCACCACCGGCAGGCCCAAGGGCTGCGTCCTCACCCACGCCAACCTCCACGCCGAGGCCGCCAACACGGTCGAGCTGCTGCATCCGATCTTCAAGGAGGTCACCCGTCAGACCGCCTCGACCCTGCTGTTCCTGCCCCTCGCGCACATCCTCGGCCGCAGCCTCCAGATCGCCTGTCTGATGGCCCGCATCGAGATCGGCCACTGCCCGAGCATCAAGCCCGACGAACTCCGCCCGGCGCTGAAGGAGTTCCGCCCCACCTTCCTCGTCGGCGTCCCGTACCTCTTCGAGAAGATCCACGACACCGGCCGCGCCACCGCCGAGAAGATGGGCCGCGCCGCCTCCTTCGACCGCGCCGACCGCGTCGCCGTCCGCTTCGGCGAGGCCTACCTCGACAAGTTCCTCGGCACGGGCAAGGGCCCCGGTCCCGGCCTCTACGCCGCCTGGGCCCTGTACGACCTGCTGGTCTACCGCCGCGTCCGCAAGGAGCTCGGCGGCCGCATGAGCTACGCCATCAGCGGCGGCTCCCCGCTGGACCGCAACCTCAACCTGTTCTTCTACGCCGCCGGCATCATCGTGTACGAGGGCTACGGCCTGACCGAGACGACGGCCGCCGCCACCATCGTCCCGCCGCTGAAGCCCCGCCCCGGCACCGTCGGCCGGCCCGTCCCCGGCACCGCGGTCCGGATCGCCGACGACGGGGAGGTCCTCATCAAGGGCGGCATCGTCTTCGGCTCGTACTGGAACAACCCGGACGCCACCGACGCCGTGCTCCGGGACGACTGGTTCGCCACCGGCGACCTCGGCGCCCTCGACGAGGACGGCTACCTCACCATCACCGGCCGCAAGAAGGACATCCTCGTCACCTCCGGCGGCAAGAACGTCTCCCCGGCCGTCCTGGAGGACCGCCTGCGCAGCCGCTCACCGGTCGGGCAGTGCCTCGTCGTCGGCGACAACCGGCCCTTCGTCGGCGCCCTTATCACCCTCGACCCGGAGGCCCTCACGCACTGGCTCGCCGTACGCAAAATGCCCGCGGACACCCCGCCGGCCGAGGTGATCCGGGACCCGCGGATGCGCGCCGACGTCCAAAGGGCCGTCGACTACGCCAACGAGGCCGTCTCCCGGGCCGAGTCGATCCGCGCGTTCGTCCTGGTCGAGGGCGAGTTCAACGAGGAAAACGGCATGCTCACCCCGTCCCTGAAGGTGAAACGGCACGCGGCGACCAAGGCGTACGCCGACGAGATAGAGACGCTGTACGGCAGCTGA
- a CDS encoding CocE/NonD family hydrolase yields the protein MDLRLPGLRALRGPRRLFAAAAAVVVIAGAGTWTVASADDDAPAVRRADRVMDMGDGVRVDTSYFTAAESGRRPAVLLAHGFGGSKDDVRQQAENLARDGYAVLTWSARGFGKSTGKVGLNDPKGEVADVSRLLDWLAKQPQVELDRTGDPRVGMAGGSYGGAISLLAAGHDDRVDAIAPAITYWNLADALFPNGVFKKLWAGIFVNSAGGCEKFEKPVCEMYDRVAESGVPDAQARSMLEERSPSAVGDRIKVPTLLMQGQSDSLFPLGQADRAARAIKANGAPVDVDWISGGHDGGDMETGRIQARVQSWFDRYLKDDKGADTGPAFRVTRTGGVDSTDGQALLRGASAGSYPGLESGPKSFRLSGGEQSFANPAGASPPAVSALPGLGGTGGLSQLSSLGVGVSLDFPGQFAAFESAPVTGDLRITGSPKATVHVKSTSEDAVLFAKVYDVGPGGRQQVLPSQLVTPLRVEDAEAGKDVTITLPAIDHDIESGHRLRLVVSSTDLGYASPLSPATYTVSLKGDLTVPTAPGVDTAAAPLPAWVWWLPLAGAGVALALLLTARRRTATPAPDPALAEAPLQITDLSKRYAGSQDRYAVRDLSFRVEKGQVLGLLGPNGAGKTTTLRMLMGLIKPDAGEIRVFGHAIRPGAPVLSRVGAFVEGAGFLPHLSGRENLELYWQATGRPAADAHLDEALEIAGLGDALARAVRTYSQGMRQRLAIAQAMLGLPDLLILDEPTNGLDPPQIREMRQVMIRYAAAGRTVIVSSHLLAEVEQSCTHLVVMDRGRLVQAGPVSEIIGSGDTLLVGTPAAVEEPVVDKVAALPGVASAVRTDDGLLVRLDADGSATRLVAELVRLEVPVQSVGPHRRLEDAFLTLIGGSA from the coding sequence ATGGATCTTCGATTGCCCGGGCTCCGCGCGCTACGGGGGCCGCGGCGGCTGTTCGCCGCCGCGGCCGCTGTCGTCGTCATAGCCGGTGCCGGTACGTGGACTGTCGCGTCGGCCGACGACGACGCGCCCGCGGTGCGCCGCGCCGACCGGGTCATGGACATGGGCGACGGGGTGCGGGTCGACACCTCGTACTTCACGGCCGCCGAGAGCGGCCGCCGCCCCGCCGTCCTCCTCGCGCACGGCTTCGGCGGCAGCAAGGACGACGTACGGCAGCAGGCCGAGAACCTCGCCCGCGACGGATACGCCGTGCTGACCTGGTCCGCCCGCGGCTTCGGCAAGTCCACCGGCAAGGTCGGGCTGAACGATCCGAAGGGCGAGGTCGCCGACGTCTCCCGGCTGCTCGACTGGCTGGCGAAGCAGCCCCAGGTCGAGCTCGACAGGACCGGCGACCCGCGCGTCGGCATGGCGGGCGGCTCCTACGGCGGCGCGATCTCCCTGCTGGCCGCCGGCCACGACGACCGCGTGGACGCCATCGCCCCGGCGATCACCTACTGGAACCTCGCGGACGCGCTGTTCCCGAACGGCGTGTTCAAGAAGCTCTGGGCCGGCATCTTCGTCAACTCCGCGGGCGGCTGCGAGAAGTTCGAGAAGCCGGTCTGCGAGATGTACGACCGGGTCGCCGAGTCCGGCGTCCCGGACGCGCAGGCCCGCAGCATGCTCGAAGAACGCTCGCCGTCGGCCGTCGGCGACCGCATCAAGGTGCCGACCCTGCTGATGCAGGGCCAGTCCGACTCCCTCTTCCCGCTCGGCCAGGCCGACCGGGCCGCCAGGGCGATCAAGGCCAACGGCGCCCCCGTCGACGTCGACTGGATCTCCGGCGGCCACGACGGCGGCGACATGGAGACCGGCCGCATCCAGGCCCGCGTCCAGTCCTGGTTCGACCGCTACCTCAAGGACGACAAGGGCGCCGACACCGGCCCGGCCTTCCGCGTCACCCGCACCGGAGGCGTCGACTCCACCGACGGCCAGGCCCTGCTGCGGGGCGCGAGCGCCGGCTCCTACCCCGGCCTGGAGAGCGGCCCGAAGTCCTTCCGTCTCAGCGGCGGCGAGCAGAGCTTCGCCAACCCGGCCGGCGCCAGCCCGCCCGCCGTCTCCGCCCTGCCCGGACTCGGCGGCACCGGCGGCCTCTCCCAGCTGTCCTCGCTCGGCGTCGGGGTGTCCCTGGACTTCCCGGGCCAGTTCGCCGCCTTCGAGTCGGCCCCGGTCACCGGCGACCTGCGGATCACCGGCTCCCCGAAGGCGACCGTGCACGTGAAGTCGACCAGCGAGGACGCGGTGCTCTTCGCCAAGGTCTACGACGTCGGCCCCGGTGGCAGGCAGCAGGTGCTGCCGTCCCAGCTGGTCACGCCCCTGCGCGTCGAGGACGCCGAGGCCGGCAAGGACGTGACGATCACGCTCCCCGCCATCGACCACGACATCGAGAGCGGCCACCGGCTGCGCCTGGTCGTCTCCTCCACGGACCTCGGCTACGCCTCGCCCCTCTCCCCGGCGACGTACACCGTCTCCCTGAAGGGCGATCTGACGGTCCCCACGGCACCCGGCGTGGACACCGCCGCCGCCCCGCTGCCGGCCTGGGTGTGGTGGCTGCCGCTCGCGGGCGCGGGCGTCGCCCTAGCCCTGCTGCTGACCGCCCGCCGCCGCACCGCCACCCCCGCGCCCGACCCCGCGCTGGCCGAGGCCCCGCTCCAGATCACCGACCTGAGCAAGCGGTACGCCGGCTCGCAGGACCGGTACGCGGTACGGGACCTGTCGTTCCGCGTGGAGAAGGGCCAGGTCCTCGGTCTGCTCGGCCCCAACGGCGCCGGCAAGACGACGACCCTGCGCATGCTGATGGGCCTGATCAAGCCGGACGCCGGTGAGATCCGGGTCTTCGGCCACGCCATCCGCCCCGGCGCGCCCGTCCTGTCCCGGGTCGGCGCCTTCGTCGAGGGCGCGGGCTTCCTGCCGCACCTGTCGGGCCGGGAGAACCTGGAGCTGTACTGGCAGGCCACCGGCCGCCCGGCCGCGGACGCCCACCTCGACGAGGCCCTGGAGATCGCCGGTCTCGGGGACGCCCTGGCCCGTGCGGTGCGCACCTACTCCCAGGGCATGCGCCAGCGCCTGGCCATCGCGCAGGCCATGCTCGGCCTGCCGGACCTGCTGATCCTGGACGAGCCGACCAACGGCCTCGACCCGCCGCAGATCCGCGAGATGCGCCAGGTGATGATCCGTTACGCGGCGGCCGGCCGCACGGTCATCGTCTCCAGCCATCTCCTGGCGGAGGTCGAGCAGTCCTGCACCCACCTCGTGGTGATGGACCGCGGCCGCCTCGTGCAGGCCGGTCCGGTCAGCGAGATCATCGGCTCCGGTGACACGCTGCTCGTGGGCACGCCCGCGGCCGTGGAGGAGCCGGTCGTCGACAAGGTCGCCGCCCTGCCGGGCGTGGCCTCGGCCGTGCGCACCGACGACGGGCTGCTCGTCCGCCTCGACGCCGACGGCAGCGCGACGCGCCTGGTCGCCGAACTCGTCCGCCTCGAAGTGCCCGTCCAGTCGGTCGGTCCGCACCGCCGGCTGGAAGACGCCTTCCTCACCCTGATCGGAGGCTCCGCATGA
- a CDS encoding vWA domain-containing protein encodes MERHRIRDLRGTLLALTAAAGLLLTGCGAGDGDNSSADNSSYPTGRPAPAPGYTDGGSTGGTGEQKNGDDSESREFAPAPDYLSTFALDVDTASYGYARRTLADGHLPDPTTVRPEEFVNSFRQDYDRPDGNGFSVSVDGARTDREDWSLVRVGLATRPAADRGERPPAALTFVIDISGSMAEPGRLDLAKESLGVMTDRLRDDDSVAIVTFSDEAERVLPMTRLGDNRDEIHDAIDSLEPTDSTNLGAGVETGYETAEDGLREGATNRVVLVSDALANTGDTDADTILERIASERREHGITLFGVGVGSDYGDALMERLADKGDGHTAYVSSSEDGREVFCEDLPRNIDLTARDAKAQIAFDPSTVSEFRLIGYDNRQVADEDFRDDSVDGGEVGPGHTVTALYAVRTKPGTEGHLATASVRWLDPSTRAPHEESGRLESGSLKDSVWSASPRFQVTATAAYFADALRLGDDRWSALPGSAHLGELAERADGLASRTEDKDVRGLADAIHQASRLTGRD; translated from the coding sequence ATGGAGCGTCACCGAATACGAGACCTGCGGGGCACCCTCCTCGCGCTGACCGCGGCGGCCGGTCTGCTGCTCACCGGCTGCGGCGCGGGCGACGGCGACAACTCCTCCGCGGACAACAGCAGCTACCCCACCGGCCGCCCGGCCCCCGCCCCCGGCTACACCGACGGCGGCAGCACCGGCGGCACGGGCGAGCAGAAGAACGGCGACGACTCCGAGTCCCGGGAGTTCGCGCCGGCCCCCGACTACCTCTCCACCTTCGCCCTGGACGTCGACACCGCCTCCTACGGCTACGCCCGCCGCACCCTCGCCGACGGCCATCTGCCCGACCCCACGACGGTCCGCCCCGAGGAGTTCGTCAACAGCTTCCGCCAGGACTACGACCGTCCCGACGGCAACGGCTTCTCGGTGAGCGTCGACGGAGCCCGCACCGACCGCGAGGACTGGTCCCTGGTCCGCGTGGGCCTGGCCACCCGGCCGGCCGCCGACCGCGGCGAGCGCCCGCCGGCGGCGCTGACCTTCGTCATCGACATCTCCGGCTCCATGGCCGAGCCCGGCCGCCTCGACCTCGCCAAGGAGTCCCTCGGCGTGATGACGGACCGGCTGCGCGACGACGACTCGGTCGCGATCGTCACCTTCAGCGACGAGGCGGAGCGGGTGCTGCCGATGACGCGCCTGGGCGACAACCGGGACGAGATCCACGACGCGATCGACAGCCTGGAACCCACGGACTCCACCAACCTCGGCGCGGGCGTGGAGACGGGCTACGAAACGGCGGAGGACGGCCTGCGCGAGGGCGCCACCAACCGAGTCGTCCTGGTCTCCGACGCACTGGCCAACACGGGCGACACCGACGCGGACACCATCCTCGAACGCATCGCGTCCGAACGCCGCGAACACGGCATCACCCTCTTCGGCGTGGGCGTCGGCAGCGACTACGGCGACGCCCTGATGGAGCGCCTCGCCGACAAGGGCGACGGGCACACGGCCTACGTCTCCTCCTCCGAGGACGGCCGCGAGGTCTTCTGCGAGGACCTGCCGCGCAACATCGACCTCACCGCCCGTGACGCCAAGGCGCAGATCGCCTTCGACCCGTCGACTGTCTCCGAGTTCCGGCTCATCGGCTACGACAACCGGCAGGTCGCCGACGAGGACTTCCGCGACGACAGCGTCGACGGCGGCGAGGTCGGTCCCGGCCACACGGTGACGGCCCTGTACGCCGTCCGCACCAAGCCCGGGACCGAGGGGCACCTCGCCACGGCGAGCGTCCGCTGGCTGGACCCGAGCACGCGGGCTCCGCACGAGGAGTCCGGGCGGCTGGAGAGCGGGTCCCTGAAGGACTCGGTCTGGAGCGCGAGCCCGCGCTTCCAGGTCACGGCCACGGCCGCGTACTTCGCCGACGCGCTGCGGCTCGGGGACGACCGCTGGAGCGCCCTGCCCGGCTCGGCGCACCTCGGCGAACTGGCCGAGCGCGCCGACGGGTTGGCGAGCAGGACGGAGGACAAGGACGTACGCGGCCTGGCCGACGCCATCCATCAGGCGAGCAGGCTGACGGGGCGGGACTAG
- a CDS encoding APC family permease yields the protein MTDTLTPVEGAAVEASDGPQKLKRSIGVVGGTLLTLSCVTPASTLFVVVPDLFGSLGTATALTIAIGSLLCIAVAFCYSELGTLIPSAGGEYAMVSTLAGRLAGWLVFVLSLLVVMVVPPVIAMGTADYLAPIVHLDPAMTGAGVMLLATLAGLLDLRANAWITGVFLVLEVIAAAVVAVLGFAHAERGPASLVSMEVAGADGHADTVTGLLVVSGLAIALFVTQGFSTAVYLSEELENPRRNVARTVLATLGISAVIILVPVVAITLGASDLQELTGGDLSAMVTAWSNSAVGTFVSLCVALAIINAGIVMVIQNSRVLYASARDKAWPRPVNDVLARLGRFGSPWVATLAVGVPGAALCFVNLDTLYGVTGVSVTGMYLLVAVAALLARRGSHRHTRAWRMPLWPAMPVLLIVVLGYILTQQETAHLLWTGGITAAATLYWALYLRPRRDTRWLVTLPEDARD from the coding sequence GTGACCGACACCCTCACCCCCGTCGAGGGCGCCGCAGTCGAGGCGTCGGACGGCCCCCAGAAGCTCAAGCGCTCCATCGGCGTGGTCGGCGGCACCCTGCTCACGCTCTCCTGCGTGACCCCCGCCTCCACCCTCTTCGTGGTCGTCCCCGACCTGTTCGGCTCGCTCGGCACCGCCACCGCCCTCACCATCGCCATCGGCTCGCTGCTCTGCATCGCCGTGGCGTTCTGCTACTCGGAGCTGGGCACCCTCATCCCCAGCGCGGGCGGCGAGTACGCGATGGTCTCCACGCTCGCCGGACGGCTCGCCGGCTGGCTCGTGTTCGTGCTCTCCCTGCTGGTCGTCATGGTCGTCCCGCCGGTGATCGCGATGGGCACCGCCGACTACCTCGCCCCGATCGTCCACCTCGACCCCGCGATGACCGGCGCCGGCGTCATGCTGCTCGCCACCCTCGCCGGCCTGCTGGACCTGCGCGCGAACGCCTGGATCACCGGCGTCTTCCTGGTCCTGGAGGTCATCGCCGCGGCCGTCGTGGCGGTGCTGGGCTTCGCCCACGCCGAGCGCGGCCCCGCGAGCCTGGTCTCGATGGAGGTGGCCGGCGCCGACGGGCATGCCGACACCGTGACGGGCCTGCTGGTCGTCTCCGGGCTCGCCATCGCCCTGTTCGTCACCCAGGGCTTCTCCACCGCCGTCTACCTCTCCGAGGAGCTGGAGAACCCGCGCCGCAACGTCGCCCGCACGGTGCTGGCCACCCTCGGCATCTCCGCCGTGATCATCCTGGTCCCGGTCGTCGCCATCACCCTCGGCGCCTCGGACCTCCAGGAGCTGACCGGCGGCGACCTCTCCGCCATGGTCACCGCCTGGTCCAACTCCGCGGTCGGCACCTTCGTCAGCCTCTGCGTGGCCCTCGCGATCATCAACGCGGGCATCGTCATGGTCATCCAGAACTCCCGCGTGCTGTACGCCTCCGCCCGCGACAAGGCCTGGCCCCGGCCGGTCAACGACGTCCTCGCCAGGCTCGGCCGCTTCGGCTCCCCGTGGGTCGCCACCCTCGCGGTCGGCGTGCCCGGCGCGGCCCTGTGCTTCGTCAACCTCGACACCCTGTACGGCGTCACGGGCGTCTCGGTGACCGGCATGTACCTGCTCGTCGCGGTCGCCGCGCTGCTCGCCCGGCGCGGCTCGCACCGGCACACCCGCGCCTGGCGGATGCCGCTGTGGCCCGCGATGCCCGTCCTGCTGATCGTGGTCCTCGGCTACATCCTCACTCAGCAGGAGACCGCGCATCTGCTGTGGACCGGCGGCATCACCGCCGCCGCCACCCTCTACTGGGCCCTGTACCTGCGCCCGCGCCGCGACACCCGCTGGCTGGTGACCCTCCCGGAGGACGCGCGGGACTGA